The sequence CCTGGAGTAGGTAAGACTACAATTGCCAATGTTGTTTATAGCACAATTGCTCATCATTTTGAAGGAAGCTGTTTTTTAGAGAAGGTTAGAGAAAAGTATATAAATGGTAGCATAATACAACTCCAAGAGAAACTGCTTTCTAAGATCTTACGAGATAGCTATTTGAAGGTAGAACGTGAATCCGAAGGAACCAATTTGATAAAGGAGAGGATTTGCTGTAAAAAGGTTCTTTTAGTTCTGGATGATGTGGATAATTTGgaacaaatagaaaaattgcTTGGAAAATGTAACTGGTTTGCTTTAGGGAGTAGAGTCATTATAACAACAAGAGACATACAAGTGCTAACCACTCTTCCAAGAAATCATCTAATTTACAAGGTCGAAGAACTGAGTCCATGTGAAGCTCGTGCTCTTTTCAATACGCATGCCTTCCACACAAATGAACCCGAGGAAGATTATTCAAAACTTATAGAGCAAATTATATCTTATGCTAATGGACTTCCACTAGCTCTACAAGTAATGGGTTCTGATTTGTGTGGTAAAAGTATATGTAAATGGAGAAGTGCATTAGAAATGTATAAGAACATTCAACatgaaaaaattcaagagatgctcaaaataagttttattggattgaataaaaaagaacaacatatttttcttgatattgcaTGCTTCTTTAAGGGATTCAACAAGGATTATGTTGTAAAGATATTAGATACTTGCAACTTATATCCAGATATTGGTATTGGAAGGCTTATTGATAAATGTCTCATAACCGTTGACAAATATGGCACATTGTGGATGCATGACTTGCTACAACAAATGGGTAGAGAAATAGTTCAAGAAGAATCTGAAGAGCTTGAAAATCGCAGCAGAATATGGTGTTATGAGGATGCTAATAAATTACTAACTGGTAATAAGGTATAAGTTATTTTGCttaaccttttatttttccaaatatatttttcatttattttttccttttcaatattgaagaaaatatatattttgtttatagttttaaaataattatacttTTGTCGGTTTCTATTATGAAGTGCAACTAATTCTTTGTCTTATCTAGGGGTCGAATAAAATTCGAGGCATAATGTGGTGCGAACCTGAACCAATAACAGTATCATTGAAAGCTTCAGCTTTCAAAAAGATggaaaatctcaaatttcttataattaataatgtacaaaattccaaaaaacttaaatatCTTTCCAATGAATTAAGATTGTTTGAATGGTCAGGATATCATTTTTCCTTGCCATCCAAATGGTGTCCTCAAAAACTTGTTGGACTAAAGGTTTCGAATAGTTGCATCAAGTCAGCGAAATTATTCAAGCAGGTATGAGTTTACAATTTGTGAATCTTCACTTCTCTAACATTATGTTTGGTTTGAgaggaaggagagagaaaggaagagaaattaTATCTTTTCAACTGTTTCGATAAtataagagaaaagaaaatgtacTAAATTTGTTAACAAACCTATCACTTGGGTCCACATTTTTCCTTTCCCCgtattcattttctcttctccttccctcccTTCACTCAAACCAAACAAAGGgtaaatgttatttttaatattagatgaaataaaatttgtttttcttttttgccttttatagGGGTGccattacaaaaatttgaaaagtatcGATTTGAATAGGTGTCAATCCATCACAAGATTACCTGACTTATGCGCTCCAAACTTAGAGACATTGGACATttcattttgtgaaaatttaattGAGATTCATGACTCTGTTGGACTTCTTGATAAGCTTAAAGATTGGGACCTCCAAGGCTGCACGAATCTTCAAATACTTCCAAGCACCCTCAAGTTGAAATCTCTTAAAGTATTTGATCTAAGTAACTGCCTAAGGCTTGAGAAGTTTCCCAATGTTCACCCTGAAATGaaatgtttaaattatttattattggaTAATAGTAATATCAGAGAATGGCCTTTATCACTAAGATATCTCACCAAAGGGGTTATCAATTTAGAGCTATCGAAGTGTGAAAACCTTGGGAAGGGGAAGTTTTTGGATAGCACCAATAAATTGCAACTGCTTGAGGAAATAGATACCCCTACTGTCAACTCCTTTGATAGTTTTTCGGGATCTGGGTCTCTCAGCTTGACAAATTCGCATCTCGATTGCTTTGGAGGAAATATAATTGATTTAGATTTTTGGATGAAGAATGATTACTTCCCGGCATTGAGATATATGCGTATAGATAACTCCAATATTGTTAGTATCCCTAAATGCATTAGCAGATTATCTAGATTAAAAAGGATTTACATAGATAATTGTAAGGAGCTTCGGGAAATTCCAAGGCTTCCACAATCTATTAGACATGTGGATATAAAGAAATGCCCATCATTGCTTCCACAATCATCAAGTAGATTATTGAATCAGGTGAGGTCTCTCCTTCatattttgttactttttcCAAATAATTTGAGACTTTCTAAACTTCAATTTCTTGTCTCTGTTTAATGCAAGCAGTTTGGAAAAATTCTAGGGATTCTACCTAATAGAGTCCGTGAAGGTGCAAGAAGCAACATATTAATGGATCTCTTTGACGAACCTCAATCTGAATCTGATTCTGACTCTGAAATTGAGTGTGCTTATCTTTTACTACCACGAACTAAGATTCCAAAGTCGTTCAAATTCAACCATCAGAGTTTTGGAAATTCCATATCATTCAGGGTTGGTTGCAAATTTCCAAAATTGGCTGTCTGCGTTGCTTTTCGTTCAGCGAAGACGCATATACGCAGACACTTTTACAGACAATTTTATGTTCACGTTTCCATTAATGGTTGTAAACAGAAATTCTATTTTCTACCCGCAGTAGAAAGATGCGAGGAACTGTGGTTATTTTCTAAATCTCTTGGGCAACTGAATAAACCAAATCTATCTGAACAGAATCAGGTTGAGGTTGAGGTAATGTGTCAATTCCCGCACCACACTGTATCTGGTACTCATCACACTGATTTTATAAAATGGTTCGGGGTGAATGTAGAATGCATCTGCTGTCCTCAGAAATCAGATATTACTTACTTGCCGCTTCCGAGTGACAGGAATGGTTGTGGGTCATCCTCAGTTTTGAATGACACTAAGCTCCCTTCTTTTCAACCTGTTTTCCCCACTTCTTATGGCTCAGTTATGGATTGCGGGGCTTTTAACAATGAAGGAGATTTAGGGAATTAAATGGAACCACCAAATACCGGGTTTGAACCTGGTTTGAAGGGCTTTCTTGGTGATTTGAATGTGTCATTATCGGCCCCTAATGACTCTCAGCTCCTTGTATTGTTACCTCTTCCTTGTGGTCCAAATATGGATCATGAGGTTTCCAACACCGTAAATGATTTGAGGCTTTTGAGGGGCATTCATAATGATGGGTGCAATTTGAGTTCGTCACTAAATGACTCAGATGAAAGAGAAAGTGAACCTCCTCTGCTCCCTGATACGACAAATGGGTTTGACTTCGGCTTTGGCCAGCCAAATTTGTTGTTAGGCTCAAGTGTTAGTGGTGGGTTTCATTTGGGTTCGTCTTCAATGGCCCATGCCAGTGTAAACGATGATTCTGATTTTAATATGGGTACACCACCGAAGAAAGCGAGGACATCTTGATCACACTTCAAAGAATTATGCCTCTCTTTGTTTCCCTGATTCCCATCTGCTCCAATGCCAAGTTAGTCCCTTTCACTAGTAAGTCTTACAACTCCaaaccctttctctttttttggttgtttgaatGGTAATGTTATGAATATGGAATGAGTACTTGCTTTGTTTCTTGGACATATATACATAAAGGAAGTGCTTTTATGGTCTTGTGAATTGGGTTTATTTCAGCTCGTCTTATTCAAGTTTTTGTTCTGTTGTGCACGCTTGAATATTCTATGAGTAATAGCTTACGACCCTTGTAGTCATGTGGTATTTGTTTTCCTTAAAAGCGGTTTATAACGTAAAAGGTGTGTTTTTGGAGTGGAAGTTGCTACGCAGTTGAGATTGTAGCCTgctatttctattttattatgtaatcaCAATAGAAACAATTCCAGGAGTGAATGTACAGTTTAACAATGAACAATTTGCCTATTCAGTGAACTTGTTGTGTGACATAATTAAATTCTGCAGCTTGGAAACAATCAAGTATCTGAATTTCTGAGGACTTCATCAAATGATTGGTGTGCATGACAATGGAATTGCAGCTGGCAAGTGATTCTATTCAATGCTTGTGATCATCATTTCGTAATTGGCTCATATAACTTCTTTGCTGGTTAGCCTCTATTCAATAATAGTTTGTGATCAGCGtgtaaatatttcaaaattgattttgatttcagATTAAACCTGATTTTCTTGTACTGCCAGGAACTGAGATTCCAAAGTCGTTCAAATTCAACCATCAGAGTTTTGGAAATTCTATATCATTCAGGTTGGTTGCTATAGATTTTGGAAATTCAACCATCATAATTGGCTCTGTATTGCTTTTCATTCAGCAGAAGCACATATATGCAGATTTTTTCATGTTCACATTTCCATCAAAGGTTGTAAATAAAAAGTCAATTATCTAAGTACGAAAGAAAGCTATGAGGAACTGTGGTTATTTTCTAAATCTCTTGGgcaattgaataaaccaaatcTATCTAAACAGAATCAGGTCAAGGTTGAGGTTGAGGTTGAGACTGGGCTGAAGATGAAGCTTCTCTTAACTCTTGCCACCTTCATCACCCTTATTCAATCTCTTTGTCTTCATTTTGCAAACAACACATAATTATGATGTAAGAGAATATCCCCAAAGACACGGTGGTACCATTCTCTGCCAAGGTGTGCCTCCTTTAGTTATATATTTGACCACCACGCACCCTTGATcagtggtcactccacaagtataagtacttgtgagATGTGGGGGGCAAGGACCAGTGTTCTAGTCTCCAAAAGaaagcttcacacacatatacacttagattaaactagagtagaatttctatcttgcaaaaaaaaaaaaaaaaaaaaaaaaaaaaaaaaagttacatattTGGGtgcctctctctatctctccctctcttcatTCATTAGttaataatgaattttaatgttattgtaaattataaaataagtatataatttcttttattcatttattgtaTTGCAATTACCTGGCCTTGTTGCTGTGAAGTAATTGGTGGCGGCGTGGCGCCCAAGATCCCTTTCCACCTTGcaatttggttttcttttataGTATGATATTTGTCTTTTATTGATCGTATTCATCTGTTTCTAGtgcataatttttgtttagctTAACATCAATTAAGTGCCGAGTAAGGTTACCTTCAATGTTTTGGAATAGCTCAAGACCTCTGTTGTTAACAGTAAGGCCCGATTTCTTCCTTTCTTGATTTTATGTTTGGGTTATGTACCATATCCTTAGATgttcaatttggtttttttgtttttcatgtccatttttttgttgctttggTGAAGGCATTTATTAATATTGGAATGTACTGGAATCTATGATGGTTTTTATAACATATATTTGCTATGTATGCTGAATGTGTGGATTATTACTTTTTGACCAAAAAACGAAAAGCTTGAGTTCAATTTGAATGAAGATTCAAGATGATATTGAggtttccattaaaaaataaataaataaaagagatgaTATTAAGGTTATATATAGAGGCTGGGTGAGCTGTAAATCAACTTGAAGGAATAGACTTAATAAGATTCTTATTATTTCCAATCTTCAGGTTTTGATATATGAATGTGGAGTGAAAAGGTATTGAGAATCACTGTGTTATGTCATAAAGAAAGCTATCCTGATTTCATTTACTATTATCTGTACTACTGGCTTCCAAGCTGTGAACTTAAGTTTTGGATATCCCAAAATATTTCCTCCTTGCTCACTTACAATTTTTCAATTAAGGGGGATAAATTCGTAAATAAAAGCCCACAATATAAAACCTCCACTAAATCTATGTTCTTAGCCGTTTACAACTGCTTCATCTCTTATcctttttgaaattgaaacaaACATGCTCTCTTTTCACTTAGCTCttatctttttgaaattgaaacGGATGCACTCCATTATGTGAAACTCTTAAACATCTCATGCATTTTACAAACTCTGGGAGTTTCACAACAGCCTGAGGAAAATTTCCACAAGCAATGACTCAGAAAGTatgttttggcctttttttttttttttgggttggggggTTTGATACTACAGTTTTTGGCTGCTTTGTTTTATAATGGtattattttaacatttattaGTAGCTctatactttctttcttttttttccttttctgcaTTAGATACAAACTTattttgggttgaatttttttttatacaattgcATCAGGTAGTGTATTCCTTTAAACATTTATTAAagtattgttctttttttaataaatttattaaagtaTTATGCAATTTAGAATCAAACAGAACACTAATGGGGGTGAGAATTTTTAGGAGGTGGTACTCTGTTTTTTAGTGCTGCTACTTCAAGAGTTTTGGACTCTTTGGTGAACAAGGATAGAACCTTGCTCTAAATATTTATCAAGAATGTGGGAAATAGTCAAACTTTATAACATCAGCAAACTCAATTCACTACAGATTTTCAGAACACAATAGTCAATCCAAAGGTATgtttcttgaaatttaaattcttaataccaaacctgattcctTTATGTGAAACTTATACATCTCACACTTCCTTATTCTTCATATTGAACAGAGAAATCTCCACTGGGAGTTTCAGCAAAAGGTACATTCAAccaaatttaatgaaaaatccCGTCATCAGTCAAAAGGTATATTCTATCAAGTTTTCTATATTCTCTTACATATTTGATttatgattgaaattttttttttaatgcaacaGAGATAGAATCGGATGACATTTTGTCAACAATGGTTTTACTTTCTGCTGCTCCACCAGATTCCAACGCCAAGAATGTAATTTTGTAATCTTTTTAGGTTTTCAAATAATGTCATTgatttcaaatatttatttagtttcCAGTAGTATCTATAGTTGTGCTCTGAGGTTTTCAGTAGTATCTCAAATTGGAATGTATGGAAAATTATGAtactaaatccaaaaaaaaaacctcagagCATGCGCGAAGTACATGTGATGACTGATGaggctagttattattatttttttttaacaagagtCAGTGAGTAATTGCTTAATTTCCTTCAATGTTTGATTTCATTTAAGGTGTAGTTGCATTTTCCCTTctaattaaagaataataaataacgCATTGAGCCATGCAATGAGTAGCATGTAGTGAGATTAATTCatatttagaagaaaaatgctaaactTTGCAGTTCTGTTGTAAATCAGATTGGCAGTAAATATGAACTAGATTTCCTAAAGTGAAGTGATAGAAATTGATCTTGCATTCATATATTATTCCTAACATTCCCTTATTTTGTTGTCTTGATCAGAGAAACTTTCCACATGAGATAGGCTGTTAAAATGATTAAGGTGAAATGTTATGTGTCTTATGTAGGAGCATGCATTAAGTGGTTATGTGTGAAGGGTAAAAGTTTTTTATGAGTCATATGCAAACTTGCTTTCTTATGTTTGGCTTCAAAGAAATGCTCCTGTATTCAGTGGCAAAATCAAATCTAAGGAGACTATTCTCCTTATGATTAGAAGAGACATTAAGGCCTAGGTCGAGTTTATGAAGAGGGAAAATTTTGTTACTAAATAGTCTTATGTTAATTGGGGtgaatttctctatttttgatGATAGCCACAATTGTGGGGATCTTGTTTGATTATTTGCAAGTTCAGTTTCAATTGCTATTTAGTTTACTGCTTGCTCTATTTGTGTTGTTAGGTGTTGCAGCTTTTAGCTACTAGTATTATGCTATTTGTGTGTTACTTGAATACATTCATAGAAAAATGTATGCTTATCTATAATTCTCCTTAACCATTTTTGCTTACGTATTTTCTACAATGCCAAACAAACTACAAGATGCATCCAAACATGAATTGCTTGCAGACAAACCTTTAATCTTctccaatttttatattttctaattttgttttattgttgaGAACTTCTAGATTTGGATAGAAAGCATAAGAAAATGCAACTTTTGAGAAATGTTCTGCACAATTTAGGTTCATATCCTTTACGAGTTAAAAAGCCAGACATGATTGAGATTTCTATGTtctgtacaatttttttttctatttattctatttttatgatataaaatttaatgttaAATAGATTTAGGTGTTTAAGGTTCAATTCTTAGACACCAAAATACCTTAGATCTATAAAGTCAAGCTGAATCAAGTAATGCATGCTGTGATAAATTCTTGAAAGGTCCTATTAGTCTAAaggattatttttgttgtttcttttttcagttttagtttgTCATGTTCAATGGAGTTTAAAACCTCTGAGGCATCACTGTACAGAAGTAGTTTTGCAGATCCCACTTTAGTGATGTTTTGGTGAATACTCAGGAATGGGAGGACCAGCACAAAGCACATACTCTACTTTGAAAATCTCTTTAACCAATTTTGCCTTCCATTTGATATCATATGATAGCTACAAAAATCCAtacctcttttccctttttggtGCCTAGATCAACTTCAACACTTAATAAGGAAACATAATGTGAAAAGTAAGCTCCTCTGCTATGGcatgaactaaaattttattattcaatcaattagatttataaatttaattctatttgtaaaaaattaattgtttaaatctATATTTGTTTGTATGTTTGACTAAGAATGGGAAGCAGCTATTACAaagtgataggccacaaactgaatgaccccttgtgatagaaattaattaattaattagtcaagttattaattaatcaatttatcatgcaaatgcgtgatagcacaaacaaatcaccaataaactaattatgcagcgaaaaataaataacacggtgattagtttacgaatggggaaaatctaacggcaaaaaccccactgggtgattttcaggtcaccactcccgaaactccactattatcacaacaagcggttacaagtaaaggaatctcaaataccttaccaacctacagttgaactcttatcccaatacccaattgaacttgttctgtagtgacagttcccatttttaatgcataactcccaagtacgtgactaattaattgcgcggatcccaacacgcgacttcaatcaccaactaagaaaattgttggttgcaaagttcttcagttcattcacacgatgaagatcaagaagatgtttggtcacaaaaccctacgatgtacatacacagcaacttcttcaagagaaagagatgaactagggcaagaacttcgtttCCGGTTACAATTtacttgaacagagtttgctcaatgcttgtgcaacttgtgaactgtttgacggcccttaaaacaatccttttatatgtctagggttaggagaaaagaaagtccaaagacatattcacggatctcaagaaaatcatatcagaattctgaaattcttaaacctcgacagataggaggtgtcgagaagctgtcgagtaGGTGTCAAGCACACGAGGCTTTGAACAGGTTTCTTAAGCTcaatagatgcagctgtcgagccagctattgagctttaatgaatttgcactatcagcttgttttcttggacagacttgaaggtttcaacacttgatcttgaaacatggtttcttaaagtatttacacacatcctaaatctacccaaatacaagtaaagtgtgttttgtcaaaggataagtcaattacataaaatagtgacatatgttcctaacaagtgaaacacatatatcctaacacaAAGGACTTTACTTATGTTAAGGTCATCAAGATGTTACACTTCTATAGTTAAAAAGGTAGGTAACTCATTTGCATTATGTTCTGGAAGGCATCTTTTGAAGTGCTTCTAGCTTTTCGAGTACTAAGAATTAGTTCAccttttgaattcaaatattaagacaataatttgattcttttaaacCAAAAAGATATTTGGTCTGATTGACAAGTGACAACAATCatgttaattgttttttttttttttttttttgataagtaataagaatatattaaaaagaaaaggggtgTCACCTGAgtatacaggaagtatacaTCAAGGACAAATACAAATCAAGTGCAAAAGTACAAAAGTCCATGAAACCATGGATTGTGCAAAAGTACAAAAGTCCATGAAACCATGGACTGAAGAACGAAAACCAAACACTATAACCCAATCCAGAAGAGTCTTAAGGAAGAAGAGTTTAAGATCTGCAACTGATCTCTCTAAGTCCTCAAAATGCCAGTTATTCCTTTCCCTCTAAATgtaccacatcaaacaatgggGCACAGTCATCCAAATAGTCGAATTCCGATGCCTCCCCAACTTTCCTTGCCAACAAGCCAACAGATTCATCACTATTTTCGGCATGACCCAATAAATGCCAAATAGAGTAAACACCATAGACCATAA is a genomic window of Quercus lobata isolate SW786 chromosome 2, ValleyOak3.0 Primary Assembly, whole genome shotgun sequence containing:
- the LOC115960897 gene encoding TMV resistance protein N-like, translating into MDDKLPRGEEISAKLLKTIEESMVLVIVFSKNYAESKWCLDELVKIVECMEIDQMVLFRPIFYNVEPREVRNQLGNFGIALANHEKEFKDNMGKMQRWREALSKAASVSGSHYERGCATYKCEYDFIQGIVKEISSAIFNRRPLYDASYLVGVDSRVEAIKSLLDIESNEVRMLGIHGLPGVGKTTIANVVYSTIAHHFEGSCFLEKVREKYINGSIIQLQEKLLSKILRDSYLKVERESEGTNLIKERICCKKVLLVLDDVDNLEQIEKLLGKCNWFALGSRVIITTRDIQVLTTLPRNHLIYKVEELSPCEARALFNTHAFHTNEPEEDYSKLIEQIISYANGLPLALQVMGSDLCGKSICKWRSALEMYKNIQHEKIQEMLKISFIGLNKKEQHIFLDIACFFKGFNKDYVVKILDTCNLYPDIGIGRLIDKCLITVDKYGTLWMHDLLQQMGREIVQEESEELENRSRIWCYEDANKLLTGNKGSNKIRGIMWCEPEPITVSLKASAFKKMENLKFLIINNVQNSKKLKYLSNELRLFEWSGYHFSLPSKWCPQKLVGLKVSNSCIKSAKLFKQGCHYKNLKSIDLNRCQSITRLPDLCAPNLETLDISFCENLIEIHDSVGLLDKLKDWDLQGCTNLQILPSTLKLKSLKVFDLSNCLRLEKFPNVHPEMKCLNYLLLDNSNIREWPLSLRYLTKGVINLELSKCENLGKGKFLDSTNKLQLLEEIDTPTVNSFDSFSGSGSLSLTNSHLDCFGGNIIDLDFWMKNDYFPALRYMRIDNSNIVSIPKCISRLSRLKRIYIDNCKELREIPRLPQSIRHVDIKKCPSLLPQSSSRLLNQFGKILGILPNRVREGARSNILMDLFDEPQSESDSDSEIECAYLLLPRTKIPKSFKFNHQSFGNSISFRVGCKFPKLAVCVAFRSAKTHIRRHFYRQFYVHVSINGCKQKFYFLPAVERCEELWLFSKSLGQLNKPNLSEQNQVEVEVMCQFPHHTVSGTHHTDFIKWFGVNVECICCPQKSDITYLPLPSDRNGCGSSSVLNDTKLPSFQPVFPTSYGSVMDCGAFNNEGDLGN